In Acidaminococcus timonensis, one DNA window encodes the following:
- a CDS encoding ribonuclease J, giving the protein MSIIPLGGLGEIGKNMTAFVYGNDMILVDAGLAFPDDDMLGVDLVIPDTTFLQENKDKFKAIFLTHGHEDHIGALPYVMKDFDVPVYGTPLTLGILSGRLKENGVSDSKCKMVKPGATVRAGAFRVEFIRVNHSIPDAVALAIHTPVGVIVHTGDYKFDQTPVDGQVADYAKLAEVGRKGVLLLMSDSTNIERTGYTPSEKSVGKTLDEQFRAARNRVIVATFSSNVHRIQQVIDAAVMTRRKVAVIGRSMVNVVNISIEMGYLKVPQGVLIDIDECRNYAPRQIAIITTGSQGEPMSALTRMSNNDHRKVSIMPGDTVIISATPIPGNEKGVARTIDNLYKQGAEVVYGREQGIHVSGHASQEEIKLMHRLIHPKFFMPVHGEYRHLVKHKKLAMQLGMPKENIVIAENGSVVDLTRDSIGITGKVTAGRVLIDGLGVGDVGNVVLRDRRQLSQDGILIVVVTIDHSTYRIAAGPDIVSRGFVYVRESEELMEGARDRVLSTLDKCHENNITEWSALKSAVRDSLGRYLFDKTRRRPMILPLIMEI; this is encoded by the coding sequence CTGTCCATCATCCCCCTGGGCGGTCTGGGCGAAATCGGCAAGAACATGACCGCTTTCGTGTACGGCAACGATATGATCCTGGTGGATGCCGGCCTGGCATTCCCTGATGATGATATGCTGGGTGTGGATCTGGTGATTCCGGATACCACCTTCCTGCAGGAAAACAAGGACAAATTCAAGGCCATTTTCCTGACCCACGGCCATGAAGACCATATCGGCGCCCTGCCTTATGTGATGAAGGATTTCGACGTACCGGTATACGGCACGCCTCTGACCCTGGGCATCCTGAGCGGCCGGCTGAAAGAAAACGGTGTCTCTGACAGCAAGTGCAAAATGGTGAAACCGGGCGCCACTGTACGGGCCGGCGCTTTCCGGGTGGAATTCATCCGGGTCAACCACAGCATTCCCGATGCGGTTGCCCTGGCCATCCATACCCCGGTGGGCGTCATCGTGCACACCGGCGACTACAAGTTTGACCAGACCCCGGTGGACGGCCAGGTGGCGGACTATGCCAAGCTGGCAGAAGTGGGCCGCAAGGGCGTACTGCTGCTCATGAGCGATTCCACCAACATCGAACGGACCGGGTATACCCCCAGCGAAAAGAGCGTGGGCAAGACCCTGGACGAACAGTTCCGCGCCGCCAGGAACCGGGTGATCGTGGCAACGTTCTCCTCCAACGTGCACCGGATCCAGCAGGTGATCGACGCAGCCGTCATGACCCGCCGGAAGGTGGCTGTCATCGGCCGCAGCATGGTGAACGTGGTGAACATCTCCATTGAAATGGGATACCTGAAGGTGCCCCAGGGTGTGCTGATCGACATCGATGAATGCCGCAACTATGCACCCCGGCAGATTGCCATCATCACCACCGGCAGCCAGGGCGAACCCATGAGTGCCCTGACCCGGATGAGCAACAACGACCACCGGAAGGTGTCCATCATGCCCGGGGATACGGTGATCATCTCCGCCACCCCCATTCCCGGCAACGAGAAGGGTGTGGCCCGGACCATCGACAATCTGTACAAACAGGGTGCGGAAGTGGTATACGGCCGTGAACAGGGCATCCACGTTTCCGGCCACGCCAGCCAGGAAGAGATCAAACTGATGCACCGTCTGATCCATCCCAAGTTCTTCATGCCGGTCCACGGCGAATACCGTCACCTGGTGAAGCATAAGAAACTGGCCATGCAGCTGGGCATGCCCAAGGAAAACATCGTCATTGCCGAAAACGGCTCCGTGGTGGACCTGACCCGGGATTCTATCGGGATCACCGGAAAAGTGACGGCCGGCCGGGTGCTGATCGACGGCCTGGGCGTGGGCGACGTGGGCAATGTAGTGCTGCGTGACCGCCGTCAGCTGTCCCAGGACGGGATCCTGATCGTGGTGGTGACCATCGACCACAGCACCTACCGGATCGCTGCCGGCCCGGATATCGTATCCAGAGGCTTCGTGTATGTGCGTGAATCTGAGGAACTGATGGAAGGGGCCCGGGACCGGGTGCTGAGCACGCTGGACAAATGCCACGAGAACAACATCACCGAATGGTCCGCTCTGAAGAGTGCCGTCCGGGACAGCCTGGGCCGGTATCTGTTCGACAAGACCAGACGGCGTCCCATGATCCTTCCGCTGATCATGGAGATCTGA
- a CDS encoding TAXI family TRAP transporter solute-binding subunit, protein MKKRLLLVLALLFLVAAGCGQNRAQVRGGHQAPKELVLAAGQNDGDYGTLGGELVKLYNGDGRQPLLRETGGSGSVANVELLAEGRADLAFVQSDVADAAVNGTDQFAGKPMENLQVLGVLYPETVQIITYDVTGIRKLADLRGRTLAVGAAGSGSAYDARKVLEAAGIPEDEVRIQYLSVEDEVRALKEGTVDAAFVTSGVPHQAFRDLARQRQLVLVPVEGRTAEDLLEAYPRFRKTVIPVGTYPNQFQACNTVSVDCLLLATDRLDAGQTRSFLERLWSHWGELHSRYPFLPADPKQSFFREGDLPLAPGAEQFRKDQKVSS, encoded by the coding sequence ATGAAAAAACGGCTCCTTTTGGTTCTGGCCCTGCTTTTTTTGGTTGCAGCAGGATGCGGCCAGAACAGGGCCCAGGTGCGGGGCGGCCATCAGGCTCCGAAGGAACTGGTCCTGGCGGCCGGCCAGAATGATGGAGATTACGGCACCCTGGGAGGAGAACTGGTCAAGCTGTACAACGGGGACGGCAGACAGCCCCTCCTGAGAGAAACGGGCGGTTCCGGTTCGGTGGCCAATGTGGAGCTGCTGGCGGAGGGCCGGGCGGACCTGGCCTTTGTCCAGAGCGATGTGGCGGATGCGGCCGTTAACGGGACGGATCAGTTTGCAGGAAAACCCATGGAGAACCTGCAGGTGCTGGGGGTCCTGTATCCGGAGACGGTGCAGATCATCACCTACGACGTGACGGGCATCCGGAAACTGGCAGACCTGCGGGGCCGTACCCTGGCCGTAGGGGCGGCCGGTTCCGGATCCGCCTACGATGCCCGGAAGGTGCTGGAGGCTGCCGGGATCCCGGAAGATGAAGTCCGCATCCAGTACCTTTCCGTGGAAGATGAAGTGAGGGCGTTGAAAGAAGGCACGGTGGATGCGGCCTTTGTGACCTCGGGGGTGCCCCACCAGGCCTTCCGGGATCTGGCCCGGCAGCGGCAGCTGGTGCTGGTACCGGTGGAGGGGCGCACGGCAGAGGATCTGCTGGAGGCCTACCCCCGGTTCCGGAAGACCGTGATCCCGGTGGGGACCTATCCCAACCAGTTCCAGGCCTGCAACACGGTGAGCGTGGACTGCCTGCTGCTGGCTACGGATCGGCTGGATGCCGGCCAGACCCGCAGTTTCCTGGAACGGCTGTGGAGCCACTGGGGTGAACTGCACAGCAGATACCCGTTCCTGCCGGCAGATCCGAAACAATCGTTCTTCCGGGAAGGGGATTTGCCGTTAGCACCCGGTGCCGAACAATTCAGGAAAGACCAGAAAGTCAGTTCCTGA
- a CDS encoding NAD-dependent epimerase/dehydratase family protein: MRKILVTGGAGFIGSHVVPELLAHNDCEVVVLDNLSTGKRCHVPEGARFQLLDIRSRELWDFMAQEKFQTVIHLAAQTLVPYSMEHPEEDEDLNVTAMVHLLEGCRKTGVEQIIFSSSAAVYGDNQNLPLKETEVPAPTSFYGLSKVVGEEYIRMYSRCFGLKHLIFRFANVYGERQGETGEGGVISVFARKIAAGEPVTIFGDGNQTRDFVYAGDLARAISAGIGYEGCATLNVSTNQEVSLNQLIAILEKILGRPMEVEHGPVRPGDIYASVLSHRALVETLGMKEYTDLETGLGKTLAYFLK, translated from the coding sequence ATGAGAAAGATCCTGGTTACAGGGGGAGCGGGGTTCATCGGCTCCCATGTGGTGCCGGAACTGCTGGCCCATAATGATTGTGAAGTGGTGGTCCTGGACAACCTGTCCACCGGAAAACGGTGTCATGTCCCGGAGGGAGCCCGGTTCCAGCTGCTGGATATCCGCTCCCGGGAGCTGTGGGATTTCATGGCCCAGGAAAAATTCCAGACGGTGATCCATCTGGCGGCCCAGACCCTGGTGCCCTATTCCATGGAGCATCCGGAAGAAGATGAGGACCTGAATGTGACGGCCATGGTCCACCTGCTGGAAGGCTGCCGGAAGACGGGGGTGGAACAGATCATCTTCTCTTCCAGCGCAGCCGTTTACGGGGACAACCAGAACCTGCCCCTGAAGGAAACGGAAGTTCCGGCCCCCACGTCCTTTTACGGACTGTCCAAGGTGGTGGGGGAGGAGTACATCCGCATGTACAGCCGGTGCTTCGGACTGAAGCACCTGATCTTCCGGTTTGCCAATGTATACGGTGAACGGCAGGGAGAAACCGGCGAAGGCGGTGTGATTTCCGTATTTGCCCGGAAAATCGCTGCCGGTGAACCGGTGACCATTTTCGGAGACGGCAACCAGACACGGGATTTCGTCTATGCCGGCGACCTGGCACGGGCAATCTCCGCAGGGATCGGCTATGAAGGCTGCGCCACCCTGAATGTTTCCACCAATCAGGAGGTATCCCTGAATCAGCTGATCGCCATCCTGGAAAAGATCCTGGGACGGCCCATGGAAGTGGAGCATGGCCCGGTGCGGCCGGGGGATATTTACGCTTCCGTACTGAGCCACCGGGCCCTGGTGGAGACCCTGGGCATGAAGGAGTATACGGACCTGGAAACAGGCCTGGGGAAGACCCTGGCTTATTTCCTGAAATAA
- a CDS encoding lysylphosphatidylglycerol synthase transmembrane domain-containing protein, producing MNKNVFRVLCVLFVVIVLVSAGVIYFTFDVRALEYLTTFKWYYALLALGTLSIGLFFDATRLITLTRISGEKMDYAHIFYAVFSNYFLALITPGQGGGGIAMLMFMKRAGVPVAKSTLIIIVRTVFSILFLFLMMPIVFFFDPALVDWMPTSVIALVCAFFIGAPWLLWRLVMGGRVEKWLARFSRRFSPRVQEAIFLGYRDFQQAMFMLKDNPRQVFRAFLESGISLLFIYSVVPVFIKAFGINLPLHIIMGRMCLINLILYFTPTPGGSGVAEGGFLMLFNSLLPPGVSGVLAVLWRFFCEYIPFTIGAAVTIKCFGFDILNKIRDRRGMDS from the coding sequence ATGAATAAAAATGTTTTTCGCGTGCTGTGCGTCCTGTTTGTGGTCATCGTACTCGTATCAGCAGGCGTTATTTACTTTACGTTTGATGTCCGGGCACTGGAATACCTGACCACCTTCAAGTGGTATTATGCCCTGCTGGCTCTGGGGACGCTGTCCATCGGGCTGTTCTTCGATGCTACCCGGCTGATCACCCTGACCCGGATCTCTGGGGAGAAGATGGACTATGCCCATATCTTCTATGCGGTGTTCAGCAACTATTTCCTGGCGCTGATTACTCCCGGCCAGGGCGGCGGGGGCATCGCCATGCTCATGTTCATGAAGCGGGCCGGGGTGCCGGTGGCCAAATCCACGCTGATCATCATCGTGCGGACGGTGTTCTCCATCCTGTTCCTGTTTTTGATGATGCCCATCGTGTTCTTCTTTGACCCGGCCCTGGTGGACTGGATGCCCACCAGTGTCATCGCACTGGTGTGTGCCTTCTTCATCGGCGCACCCTGGCTGTTGTGGCGTCTGGTGATGGGGGGCCGGGTGGAGAAATGGCTGGCCCGGTTCAGCCGCCGGTTCTCGCCCCGGGTACAGGAAGCCATTTTCCTGGGATACCGGGATTTCCAGCAGGCCATGTTCATGCTGAAGGACAATCCCAGGCAGGTATTCCGTGCGTTCCTGGAATCCGGCATCAGCCTGCTGTTTATCTATTCTGTGGTACCTGTCTTCATCAAGGCCTTCGGCATCAACCTGCCCCTGCACATCATCATGGGGCGGATGTGCCTGATCAACCTGATCCTGTATTTCACCCCCACGCCCGGTGGCAGCGGCGTGGCCGAAGGGGGATTCCTGATGCTGTTCAACAGCCTGCTGCCGCCTGGGGTATCCGGGGTACTGGCCGTACTGTGGCGTTTCTTTTGTGAATACATTCCGTTCACCATTGGCGCTGCCGTCACCATCAAATGCTTCGGATTCGATATTTTGAACAAGATCCGTGATCGGAGGGGGATGGATTCATGA
- the rnhC gene encoding ribonuclease HIII, which produces MTPYDFDQYVSLVKEKLQLLTDEPVEQKEINYGQQLKVKQAPSSVTLSLYNGKKGLKTVWGGKETPLLHACKAALDEAPEEAGALPENPFHHGCLLKEKPGFDGLWCGSDESGKGDYFGPLAVAAVCVDEATAAKFASWGVCDSKALTDDKIHQLAAKIRETARAHATLVLRPQFYNQRYQQLKDQKMNLNHLLASGHIHALGKVLQQVPECHFALVDQFTRHNRITGTLEQAFPGLQVYQQPRAEADMAVAAASILARDAFVAVMDQLTEQAGFPLPKGGGAQATAAARRIVEEQGKDALVRFVKLHFANSRKV; this is translated from the coding sequence ATGACCCCTTACGATTTCGACCAGTATGTGAGTCTGGTCAAGGAAAAACTCCAGCTGCTGACGGACGAACCGGTGGAGCAGAAGGAGATCAACTACGGACAGCAGCTGAAGGTGAAACAGGCGCCTTCTTCTGTGACCCTTTCCCTGTATAACGGCAAAAAAGGCTTGAAAACCGTATGGGGCGGCAAAGAGACGCCCCTTTTGCATGCCTGCAAGGCGGCGCTGGACGAAGCTCCGGAAGAGGCGGGTGCCCTTCCGGAAAACCCCTTCCACCATGGCTGCCTGCTCAAGGAAAAACCCGGGTTCGACGGCCTGTGGTGCGGCAGCGACGAAAGCGGGAAGGGGGATTATTTCGGCCCCCTGGCAGTGGCAGCCGTGTGTGTGGATGAAGCCACGGCGGCAAAGTTCGCTTCCTGGGGCGTCTGCGACAGCAAGGCCCTGACGGATGACAAGATCCACCAGCTGGCAGCGAAAATCCGGGAAACGGCCCGGGCTCATGCCACCCTGGTCCTGAGACCCCAGTTCTACAACCAGCGGTACCAGCAGCTGAAGGACCAGAAGATGAACCTGAACCATCTGCTGGCCAGCGGGCACATCCATGCCCTGGGCAAGGTGCTGCAGCAAGTGCCGGAGTGCCATTTCGCCCTGGTGGATCAGTTCACCCGGCACAACAGGATTACCGGGACCCTGGAACAGGCCTTCCCCGGCCTGCAGGTGTACCAGCAGCCCCGGGCGGAGGCGGACATGGCCGTGGCCGCAGCTTCCATCCTGGCCCGGGATGCCTTTGTGGCCGTCATGGACCAGCTGACGGAACAGGCCGGCTTCCCGCTGCCCAAAGGGGGCGGGGCCCAGGCTACGGCTGCAGCCCGGCGGATCGTGGAGGAACAGGGAAAAGACGCACTGGTCCGGTTCGTGAAGCTGCATTTTGCCAACAGCCGAAAGGTATAG
- a CDS encoding Asp23/Gls24 family envelope stress response protein has product MKVVAFVGPSGTGKSFRAIGVAHDHGCDGIIDDGLLIEGTKILAGTSAKTEQNKVQAVKRAIFMEKDHCQAVREALTQSDIKTLLVIGTSDKMVRTICKRLQIPMPSETVYIQDISTTREMKKAREMRIKEGKHVVPVPTIELKPHLSGVLVDLPHRLFSRNRKHHALPEKSIVRPAFSYYGKITVSDYVVSDIVRIVVKKNREVDRITGIKVRRPSDTSKGMTIFLEIVLFFGAPIYEVVKALQTRIKLKVEGMTSMPVKNIDVSIRSLTVRPPDIPKHLAEHGEMAEGQKEETGA; this is encoded by the coding sequence ATGAAAGTTGTAGCCTTTGTGGGTCCCAGCGGTACCGGGAAAAGCTTCCGGGCCATCGGGGTTGCCCATGACCACGGGTGTGACGGCATCATCGACGACGGGCTCCTGATCGAGGGGACAAAGATCCTGGCCGGCACCAGTGCAAAGACGGAACAGAATAAGGTACAGGCGGTGAAACGGGCCATCTTCATGGAAAAGGACCACTGCCAGGCCGTGCGGGAGGCCCTGACCCAGAGCGACATCAAGACCCTGCTGGTGATCGGCACCTCGGACAAGATGGTGCGGACCATCTGCAAACGGCTGCAGATCCCCATGCCTTCGGAAACGGTGTATATCCAGGACATTTCAACCACCCGGGAAATGAAGAAAGCCCGGGAAATGCGCATCAAAGAGGGCAAACACGTGGTGCCGGTGCCCACCATCGAGCTGAAGCCCCATCTTTCAGGGGTCCTGGTGGATCTGCCCCACCGGCTGTTCTCCCGGAACAGGAAGCACCACGCCCTGCCGGAAAAATCCATTGTGCGCCCGGCGTTCAGCTACTATGGCAAGATCACCGTATCGGATTACGTGGTCAGCGACATTGTGCGCATCGTGGTGAAGAAGAACCGGGAAGTGGACCGGATCACCGGCATCAAGGTGCGCCGGCCTTCGGACACCAGCAAGGGCATGACCATCTTCCTGGAAATCGTGCTATTTTTCGGGGCGCCCATCTACGAAGTGGTGAAGGCCCTGCAGACCAGGATCAAACTGAAGGTGGAAGGCATGACCAGCATGCCGGTGAAAAATATTGACGTTTCCATCCGCAGCCTGACGGTGCGGCCCCCGGATATTCCGAAGCATCTGGCGGAGCACGGAGAGATGGCGGAGGGACAAAAGGAGGAAACCGGGGCATGA
- a CDS encoding PHP domain-containing protein, with protein sequence MLADLHIHTTFSDGVYTPEQIVTQAQAAGMGCIAITDHDNIQAYDRAERLIHSRHLGLKLLRGVEMDTDYKGKDVHVLGYHFDPTNQEFLQALRWNRVNRIGRTEKMVAKVNSLGYPITFHEVREEAGGAKSLGRPHIARTLVKKGLFPTVQAVFDALLGAGKPAYYRQVKMSPKEAVDLIHRAGGIAVLAHPAEIENPPMVEELLDSVPFDGMEVWHPSVLKEEPHHDWLQVARNHHLIPSGGSDLHGNKGRFPLHLGEFPVNYEDVAGIINA encoded by the coding sequence ATGCTGGCTGACTTACATATCCATACCACATTTTCGGACGGGGTCTATACCCCGGAACAGATCGTGACCCAGGCCCAGGCTGCGGGCATGGGCTGCATCGCCATCACCGACCATGATAACATCCAGGCCTACGACCGGGCCGAACGGCTGATCCATTCCCGCCACCTGGGGCTGAAGCTGCTGCGGGGCGTGGAGATGGACACGGACTACAAGGGCAAGGATGTGCACGTATTGGGCTACCATTTCGACCCCACGAACCAGGAATTCCTGCAGGCCTTGCGCTGGAACCGGGTGAACCGAATTGGCCGGACGGAGAAGATGGTGGCCAAAGTGAACTCCCTGGGGTATCCCATCACCTTTCATGAGGTGCGGGAGGAGGCTGGCGGGGCCAAGAGCCTGGGCCGTCCCCACATCGCCCGGACGCTGGTGAAGAAGGGCCTGTTCCCCACGGTACAGGCGGTGTTCGATGCGCTGCTGGGCGCGGGCAAGCCGGCCTACTACCGGCAGGTGAAGATGAGCCCCAAAGAGGCGGTGGACCTGATCCACCGGGCGGGGGGCATTGCAGTGCTGGCCCATCCGGCGGAGATCGAGAATCCGCCCATGGTGGAAGAACTGCTGGACAGCGTACCTTTTGACGGCATGGAGGTCTGGCATCCTTCGGTGCTGAAGGAGGAGCCGCACCATGACTGGCTGCAGGTGGCCAGAAATCATCATCTTATTCCCAGCGGCGGCAGCGACCTCCATGGCAACAAGGGACGGTTCCCCCTGCACCTGGGAGAATTCCCTGTGAATTACGAGGACGTGGCAGGTATCATTAACGCATAA
- a CDS encoding helix-turn-helix transcriptional regulator, producing MLDQKDKRVTLLLLVQVLKNHTDARHPLPITGTVSLQSRLCEDYDLPAAPSRNTLGRDLALLRDGLGYDIHRVPRKGFYLEQRTLTRPQKQLLKDMVERAGFLTTGNRETLLRNLDSLFGKANYRGVAQVSRPFSGINLRNPDFFHNLEVLNDGLDRGCQVQFTYNQMRPDGSLEPLPIAKRVRGGWQVHPFGLVYTNDQYYLIASVGAYRNLRHFRVDHMTGVTLLPQQPRRPLADIEGYEGETRLDLERYIREHLQMYGGEAMPVTFAGTEKLSRYLWDTFGDHVKVESRDPETGDIRFTVPLSEAAARQFARQYAGECTVVAPEELRKKLADEFRKIAERYK from the coding sequence TTGCTTGACCAGAAAGACAAACGTGTTACCCTGCTCTTGTTGGTGCAGGTGTTGAAGAATCATACGGATGCCCGGCATCCGCTGCCCATAACCGGTACGGTGAGCCTCCAGAGCCGGCTTTGCGAAGATTATGACCTGCCGGCGGCGCCTTCCCGGAATACGCTGGGACGGGACCTGGCTCTCTTACGGGACGGGCTGGGGTATGACATCCACCGGGTGCCCCGGAAGGGGTTCTACCTGGAACAGCGGACGCTGACCCGGCCCCAGAAGCAGCTGTTGAAGGACATGGTGGAACGGGCGGGCTTTTTGACAACCGGCAATCGGGAGACGCTGCTGCGGAACCTGGACAGCCTTTTCGGAAAGGCGAACTACCGGGGCGTGGCCCAGGTTTCCAGGCCCTTTTCGGGCATCAACCTGCGGAACCCGGACTTTTTCCACAACCTGGAGGTGCTGAACGACGGGCTGGACCGGGGGTGCCAGGTGCAGTTCACTTACAACCAGATGCGGCCGGATGGGTCGCTGGAGCCCCTGCCCATTGCGAAACGGGTCCGGGGCGGCTGGCAGGTGCATCCCTTCGGGCTGGTGTACACCAATGACCAGTATTACCTGATTGCCAGCGTGGGGGCGTACCGGAACCTGCGGCATTTCCGGGTGGACCATATGACGGGAGTGACGCTGCTGCCCCAGCAGCCCCGGCGGCCCCTGGCGGACATCGAGGGGTACGAGGGAGAGACCCGGCTGGACCTGGAGCGGTACATCCGGGAACACCTGCAGATGTACGGGGGCGAGGCGATGCCGGTGACCTTTGCGGGCACGGAGAAGCTGAGCCGGTACCTGTGGGATACCTTCGGGGACCATGTGAAGGTGGAAAGCCGGGATCCGGAAACGGGAGACATCCGGTTCACGGTACCCCTGTCCGAAGCCGCGGCCCGGCAGTTCGCCCGCCAGTACGCGGGAGAATGTACGGTGGTGGCGCCGGAGGAATTGAGGAAAAAGCTGGCAGATGAATTCCGAAAAATTGCAGAAAGATACAAATAG
- a CDS encoding tetratricopeptide repeat protein has product MSHLVDIQPWLLMHPGNDVLAPDEMKAATKIMGKLLRGYIDFTGDLIESYVDFAKEEITPEVVVAIGKLAAAGNLSAQTCIGILFEHGLQFPLSTRRAYRAAYKALWVPACRGYAPAQYWLGLLYVLGEGCRKSYKKATEWFLKAAEQGYSLAQHDLGILYRDGLGVPASEHQAAVWFRRAAEQDLDRAKFKLAELYEKGKIARSIPLAMQWYERLAEVGYIVAQYRLGMMYYKNRNISQAEGKAVHWILKAAEGGFGRAQYWLGMKYYRYRKNPQAEEKAIHWIRKAAEGGHERAQLVLISLFLQGKV; this is encoded by the coding sequence GTGTCTCACTTAGTGGACATCCAACCTTGGTTATTGATGCATCCGGGAAATGATGTGCTGGCGCCGGACGAGATGAAAGCTGCTACAAAAATCATGGGGAAGTTACTCAGAGGATATATCGATTTCACAGGAGATTTGATTGAATCCTATGTAGATTTCGCGAAAGAGGAGATTACGCCAGAAGTGGTTGTTGCCATCGGTAAGCTGGCAGCTGCGGGGAATCTATCGGCTCAGACTTGTATCGGTATCCTGTTTGAACATGGATTACAATTTCCTTTGTCAACACGGCGTGCTTACAGGGCCGCTTACAAGGCGCTCTGGGTTCCTGCTTGTCGGGGCTATGCCCCGGCACAGTACTGGCTGGGGCTTCTCTATGTATTGGGGGAGGGGTGCCGGAAATCTTACAAGAAAGCGACCGAGTGGTTCCTGAAAGCGGCGGAACAGGGGTATTCTCTGGCACAGCATGATCTGGGAATCTTGTATCGCGATGGCCTGGGAGTTCCAGCTTCTGAGCATCAGGCTGCGGTTTGGTTTCGCAGGGCGGCAGAGCAGGACCTGGACAGGGCGAAATTCAAGCTGGCGGAGTTGTACGAGAAGGGGAAGATAGCCCGTTCCATCCCGCTGGCGATGCAATGGTATGAACGGCTGGCGGAAGTTGGGTATATTGTAGCTCAATATCGGCTGGGTATGATGTATTATAAGAACAGGAATATTTCTCAGGCTGAAGGAAAAGCTGTCCACTGGATCCTGAAAGCTGCAGAAGGAGGGTTTGGAAGGGCACAATACTGGCTGGGGATGAAGTATTACAGGTACAGAAAAAATCCTCAGGCTGAAGAAAAAGCCATCCATTGGATCCGAAAAGCTGCGGAAGGAGGACATGAAAGGGCTCAACTGGTGTTGATTTCCCTGTTTCTGCAAGGAAAAGTGTAA